A genomic window from Bubalus bubalis isolate 160015118507 breed Murrah chromosome 11, NDDB_SH_1, whole genome shotgun sequence includes:
- the LOC102392478 gene encoding olfactory receptor 6S1 has protein sequence MGKIMAPGGNQSSGVTEFIMAGFPNLNSTKAELFSVFLLIYLLTLTGNVLIVGVVGADTRLQTPMYFFLGNLSCLEILLTSVIIPKMLSNFLSRQNTISFAACITQFYLYFFLGASEFLLLAVMSVDRYLAICHPLHYPLLMNGAVCFRVALACWVGGLLAVLGPTVAVALLPFCEQDAVVQQFFCDSGPLLRLACTNTKELEETDFVLASLVIITSLMITAVSYGHIILAVLRIPSASGRQKAFSTCTSHLMVVTLFYGSAVFLYVRPSQSGSVDTNWAVTVVTTFVTPLLNPFIYALRNERVKQALKDMFKKVIAGFWWHLSLARSFNKKIVR, from the coding sequence ATGGGAAAGATAATGGCCCCTGGTGGAAACCAGAGCAGTGGTGTGACCGAGTTCATCATGGCGGGTTTCCCAAATCTCAATAGCACAAAAGCAGAActgttttctgtcttccttcttaTTTATCTGCTGACTCTAACAGGGAATGTGTTGATCGTTGGGGTGGTAGGAGCTGATACTCGCCTGCAGACTCCCATGTACTTCTTTCTAGGTAACTTGTCCTGCCTAGAGATTCTGCTCACTTCTGTCATTATTCCCAAGATGCTGAGCAATTTCCTCTCAAGGCAAAACACTATTTCCTTTGCTGCATGTATTACCCAGTTCTATCTCTACTTCTTTCTTGGGGCCTCTGAGTTCCTACTGTTGGCTGTCATGTCAGTGGATCGCTACCTGGCCATCTGTCATCCTCTGCACTACCCCTTGCTCATGAATGGGGCTGTGTGCTTCCGAGTGGCCTTGGCCTGCTGGGTCGGGGGACTCCTTGCAGTACTTGGCCCCACTGTGGCTGTGGCCTTGCTTCCTTTCTGTGAACAGGATGCTGTGGTGCAGCAATTTTTCTGTGACAGTGGCCCTCTGCTCCGCCTGGCATGCACCAACACCAAGGAGTTGGAGGAAACTGACTTTGTCTTAGCTTCTCTTGTCATCATAACCTCACTGATGATTACTGCAGTGTCCTATGGTCACATAATCCTGGCTGTCCTGCGCATCCCCTCAGCTTCAGGCCGGCAGAAGGCTTTCTCTACCTGTACCTCCCACTTGATGGTGGTGACCCTCTTCTATGGAAGTGCTGTTTTTCTATATGTGCGGCCATCGCAGAGTGGCTCTGTGGATACTAACTGGGCAGTGACAGTTGTAACAACATTTGTGACACCGCTGCTGAATCCATTCATCTATGCCTTACGTAATGAGCGAGTAAAACAAGCTTTGAAGGACATGTTTAAGAAGGTAATAGCAGGATTTTGGTGGCATCTTTCACTTGCTAGGAGTTTCAACAAGAAAATAGTGAGGTGA